The Methylorubrum populi genome contains a region encoding:
- a CDS encoding sigma factor: MTSHDDQDGVAAFLRVRPTLFGMAYRMLGIRADAEDVVQDVFLRWAGADQAGIRDPAAWMMTACTHRSIDILRSVARSRTDYIGSWLPEPLGGEYAHQPQELSYALETAFLMILERATPKERAAFLLNKVFGLSHVEVAEILSVTVDASRKLVSRAGRKIACGENHERMDVDKHRELLLAFQSAILTDDAAEFSKVLAEDVRLVADGGGKASAIIEPLQGRAQVLEYLARARGWWRRYNWIFEALATGYGIALLDGPNVFARIWFETNEYPSISTVYIMRNPEKLYPFSDNGTII; the protein is encoded by the coding sequence TCCGCGCGGATGCTGAGGATGTGGTTCAAGACGTTTTCCTGCGCTGGGCTGGTGCCGATCAAGCCGGCATCCGTGATCCCGCAGCGTGGATGATGACTGCCTGCACGCACCGTTCGATCGATATCCTCCGCTCCGTCGCGAGATCTCGAACGGACTATATCGGGTCATGGCTCCCCGAACCGCTCGGAGGGGAGTATGCTCATCAACCGCAAGAACTCTCGTATGCGCTCGAAACCGCATTTCTGATGATCCTAGAGCGGGCGACGCCCAAGGAACGTGCCGCATTCCTTCTGAACAAAGTCTTCGGACTCTCACATGTCGAAGTTGCAGAAATCCTTAGCGTAACGGTAGACGCGAGTCGCAAACTTGTCTCGCGCGCGGGGCGCAAAATCGCATGCGGTGAGAATCATGAGAGAATGGATGTCGACAAACACCGCGAACTACTATTGGCGTTTCAAAGCGCGATACTTACGGACGATGCAGCAGAATTTTCCAAGGTTCTGGCTGAGGACGTTAGACTCGTCGCTGATGGTGGCGGGAAAGCTTCGGCGATCATCGAACCATTGCAAGGTCGTGCCCAAGTTCTCGAATATCTCGCGAGGGCGCGTGGCTGGTGGCGACGTTATAACTGGATTTTTGAGGCGCTCGCGACCGGGTATGGCATAGCGCTTTTAGATGGCCCAAATGTATTCGCGAGAATCTGGTTCGAAACAAATGAATATCCTTCCATATCGACAGTCTATATCATGCGAAATCCTGAAAAACTTTACCCATTCAGTGACAATGGCACGATCATCTGA
- a CDS encoding ribbon-helix-helix domain-containing protein, whose protein sequence is MPTKTRMNVYFDPDLLKKVEALGLRRNVSKSAIVEAAVASFLSADASERLEAVFARRMDRIGRQIDGMDEDLAIVGETLSLFIRFWMTVTPPLPDSAQASARAKGSERFEGFLQTLGRRLAKGDRVLVDLAHDVRNSQYLDQHSNEKEYV, encoded by the coding sequence ATGCCGACCAAGACCCGCATGAACGTCTACTTCGACCCCGACCTCCTGAAAAAGGTCGAGGCGCTGGGGCTCCGTCGCAACGTATCGAAATCCGCCATCGTCGAAGCCGCCGTCGCGTCCTTCCTGTCGGCGGATGCGTCGGAGCGGCTGGAGGCGGTGTTCGCCCGCCGCATGGACCGGATCGGCAGGCAGATCGACGGGATGGACGAAGACCTCGCCATCGTCGGCGAGACGCTGTCGCTCTTCATCCGCTTCTGGATGACCGTCACGCCGCCGCTGCCCGACAGCGCGCAGGCGTCGGCGCGAGCGAAGGGCAGCGAACGGTTCGAGGGCTTCCTGCAAACGCTAGGGCGGAGATTGGCGAAAGGTGACCGGGTGCTGGTGGATTTGGCACACGATGTTCGCAATTCACAATATCTAGATCAGCACTCGAATGAAAAGGAATATGTTTAG